The Flavobacterium sp. 20NA77.7 genome includes the window GACTTTAATTTTATTTTTGAAAAGTTTTACTTCAAGAATTTTATGGTTGTAAATGCCTTCGTTTACTCGAGTAAATAAATCTCCATCCACTGTGAAAGGTTTGTCGGTAGGATAGGCGCTATTTTTAATAAGTTCAATTTCTTGTTCTTCTCTTTTTTTTGTTTTTCTAATTAAATCAATTAAGTCTCTAGACAATAATAGTGTATCCATTTTTCTAAAATCATTATCATTTTGATCATGTATTTTATAAAAATTATCGACTACTTTTGTTGCTTCTTCTTCATCAATTTTGTCGCATCCTATGCAAAAAATAAGACTAAAAAAATAAAATAGAAGTGCTGTTTTACGCATGTTAATCCTGTTGTAAATTTACCTTAACTAAGTTACTTGAAAAGGTTGGTTTTTAAATATTTACAAAGCTATTTAATTGCTTTATAATTTTAAAAAAAACAAGATTACATAAAGATGTGTAAAACAAAAATTATTTTTTTGCTTTACCGGGTTTATAAGTAAATTTTTCTACTGGATTGGTTTTTGTGTTTTTTGGTTTACCAAATTTTGGTTTAGTATTTTTTTGCGGTGTTACGTTTTTTTTCTCTGCAACTGATTTGGTATCAAACTCTTTTTTAAATTGAATTTTATTTTCCGAATGACTTTTAATTACGGCTAATGGATTTTTTGGATTTTCTTTTGTACCTCTTAAATAGATAACTAATCCATTTAAAAAGTTACGTAAAATTTGGTCACCGCATTCCACATATTTTGGATGTTCTTCATTTCTAAAAAAATTTCCAACTTCTCCTTTTGAAATTCTAAAATCGACTAATTCTAGTATTTCAGTAATTTGGTCATCACGCAGTTGTAGTGCAACACGTAGTTTTTTAAATATATCGTTATTTGTCATTTTTATTTTGTTGTCGCTTGAATTAAAAAAGCCAAAGATACGCTTTTGCAAATTGTTCACGCCATAATTTTTCATTATGTTCACCGCCTGGAATAATTACTTTTTTTGTCAACATTTTGCAGGTACATCTTTTTGTATTAACCAAATGAATAATTTCGTTACAATCCGATACCATATTTTCACTTTCATGATCACCACACATAAAATATAAATTTGCATCTAAATCTTTTGTTTTTTCAGTTAAATCAATGATTTCTTTTTTATTAATCCAAAAGGCGGGTGAAAAAACTCCAGCTTTTCCAAAAATTTCAGGATATTTTAAAATGGCATAATACGAAAGTAGACCTCCCAAGGAGCTGCCCATGATACCAGTATGATTTTTGCCAACTTTTACTGAATAATGTGAATCTATATATGGTTTTACAACCGTTACTATAAATTCTAAGTATGCATCAGCATTGCCACCACCATATTTTTCATTTTTATAGGGAGTTAATTCATTTATTCGATTAGCATTTCCGTGTTCAATACCTACTACAATAGTTTGAGCATGAAGACTATCTAATGTTTCATCAATATTCCATTCTCCTGAAAATGATTTTTTTGAATCAAATAGATTTTGTGCATCATGCATATAAAGTACGGAGAATTTTTTAGAATTGCTTTTGGAAAGTAGTGGCTTATAAATCCAAATTTTCTTGGTGATATGTAGAGATTCAGATGAAAGTGTAATGGAGTCTAACGTATGTTGCCCCAGAGCTTGCATTGAAAAAAATAAGTAAAGTAGTATAAAACAGTAAAATTTCATTAGTATATTTGGCTTTTTAAGATTATAAAATTAAGATAATAATGGATAGTCATCAAGAAAAATTAAGTTTATTACAAGAAATGATTGCTTTTGCCCTTGTAGATGGGGAGTTACACGATAATGAATATGATTTTATTGAAGTTGTTGCGCATGAATTATCCATAGATAAAGTGGCTTTATTAGAATTGTATAAAAATAAAACAGCTGTTCAAGTAATTAAAGATGAGTTTAATCGAATTTGTCAATTTTATCGTTTGGCGCTTTTAATGCAATGTGACGGCATATTGCATGAACGAGAACAGGTAAAAATAAATGAAATAGGGATTCGAATGGGACTGAATCCTTTTGCAATGAAGCGCATTTTGCATCTTATGCAAACAAATAAAAAAGGTGTTATCGATGGCCAAACCCTTTTAGCAATTTTTTCTGAACAATATAATTAAGGAGTTACAACTTTTCTTGCAATGCTTTTATTTCGTCTCTTAATTTAGCAGCTTGCATAAAATCTAGTTCTTTAGCCGCTTTTTCCATTGCTTTTCTTTTTTCTCTAATTCTTTTTTCAATTTCTGGTTTAGCTAAATATTCGGTTGGTTCCTCTGCGGCTACTTTAGGAGTATCTGAATAATTAAAACTTGCTATTTGATTCTTGCTTAAAGCATTATCAATTGACTTATTTAAAGCTTGCGGCGTTTTATTATGTTTAAAATTATAAGCAATTTGCTTTTCTCTTCGATAATTCGTTTCATCAATAGTTCGTTGCATCGAATTGGTGATTTTATCGGCATACATAATTGCTTTTCCATTTATATTTCGAGCCGCTCGACCAACAGTTTGTGTTAAGGAACGATGGCTTCTTAAAAATCCTTCTTTATCTGCATCAAGAATTGCGACTAACGATACTTCTGGTAAATCTAAACCTTCGCGAAGTAAGTTAACACCAATTAATACATCATATAATCCTTTTCGTAGGTCTTGCATAATCTCCACACGTTCTAGCGTATCTACATCAGAATGAATATAACGACAACGAATAGAAACTTTAGTCAAATATTTAGCTAATTCTTCTGCCATTCTTTTTGTAAGCGTAGTGACTAAAACACGTTCGTCTGCCTCACATCGAAGTTGAATTTCTTCAATTAAATCATCAATTTGATTGGTACTTGGTCGAACTTCAATGACGGGATCTAATAAGCCTGTGGGACGAATGACCTGTTCTACATAAACGCCTTCTGTTTTTTGCAATTCGTAATCTGCTGGTGTTGCGGAAACATAAACTACTTGATTTTGGAGTGCTTCAAATTCTTCAAATTTCAGGGGTCTATTATCCATGGCAGCAGGCAAGCGAAAGCCATATTCTACTAGGTTTTCTTTTCTGCTTCGATCCCCACCATACATAGCGTGAACTTGTGAAATCGTTACGTGGCTTTCATCTACTACCATCAAGTAATCATCTGGAAAATAATCGAGTAAGCAGAAAGGTCTTGTTCCAGCTTCACGGCCGTCTAAGTATCTTGAATAATTTTCTATTCCAGAGCAATACCCTAATTCTCGAATCATTTCCAAGTCAAAATTGGTTCGTTCTTCAAGTCTTTTGGCTTCCAAATGTTTGCCAATTTCTTTAAAATAATCTACTTGTTTTACCAAATCTTGTTGGATAGCCCAAATCGCATTTTGTAAGACATCTGGAGATGTTACAAACATATTAGCGGGATAGATATTTAATTTTTCATACCGTTCTAAGACTTGTGAAGTCTTTGCATCAAATGCTTCAATTTCTTCAATTTCATCTCCAAAAAAATGAATTCTAAACGGTTCGTCAGCATAACTAGGATAAATTTCAATAGTATCACCTTTTATTCTAAAGTTTCCAGCAGTAAATTCAGCTTCGGTTCTTGCATACAAACTTTGAACCAATCGATGTAGTAATTTTGTTCTCGAAATTTGTTGGCCATTTTCTAAACTAATGACATTTTTTTGAAATTCAACGGGATTTCCAATACCATACAAACAAGAAACAGAGGAAACAACCAATACATCTCTGCGTCCAGAAAGTAGGGCAGAGGTAGTGCTTAAACGTAATTTTTCTAATTCTTCATTAATAGATAAATCTTTTTCTATGTAGGTTCCCGTCACTGGAATAAAAGCTTCGGGTTGGTAATAGTCATAATAAGATACAAAGTATTGTACCGAATTATTAGGAAAAAACTGCTTGAATTCGGAGTATAATTGTGCGGCTAATGTTTTATTATGGGCTAAAATCAAAGTAGGTTTTTGTACTTCTTGGATAACATTAGCCATTGTAAAAGTTTTTCCAGAACCAGTAACCCCAAGTAAGGTTTGATATTTTTCACCTTCAACGATTCCTTTAGCTAATTTTTCAATAGCTTGCGGCTGGTCACCTGTAGGTTTGTAATCAGATACTACTTGGAATTTCATGGCTAATATAATTTTTCAGCTAAATACTTACCTGTTAATGATTTTTTATTTTTTGAAATTTCTTCTGGTGTGCCAAACGCGACTAAATTTCCGCCGTTTTCTCCACCTTCTGGTCCTATATCAATAATGTAATCCGCACATTTTATGAGTTCTAAGTTGTGTTCAATGACAATAATCGAATGCCCTTTTTCAATTAAGGCTTCAAAAGAAGTTAGTAATTTTTTGATATCATGAAAATGCAACCCTGTTGTAGGTTCGTCAAAAACAAATACCATTTTTTCTTTTGTTGCTCCTTTAACCAAGAATGAAGCTAATTTTATTCGTTGGGCTTCCCCACCAGACAAAGTAGAAGAAGATTGACCTAATTGTACATAGCCTAATCCTACATCTTGAAGGGGTTGTAATTTTTGTGTAATTTTAGTTTGATTATGTGTGCTAAAAAAGTGCAAAGCTTCATCAATAGTCATTTTCAATACATCATCAATGTTTTTTCCTTCGAAGGCAACTTCTAAAACTTCTTTTTTGAAACGTTTCCCGTTACATACTTCACATTCCAAATGGACATCAGCCATAAATTGCATTTCTATGGTTACTTCGCCATCACCTTTACACGTTTCACAGCGTCCGCCATCAACATTAAAAGAAAAATGTTTGGCTTGGTATCCTCTTAATTTAGAAGTAGTTTGTTTAGCATATAAATCTCTTATATCATCATACGCTTTAATATACGTAACTGGATTTGACCGAGAACTTCTTCCAATAGGATTTTGATCTACATATTCAATGTTTTTGATATGTGAAAAACTTCCTTCTAGGGTAGAAAATTGACCTGCTTTTTCGCCAATACCCGTTAATTTTTTTTGAAGTGCTGGAAACAAAATTTTCTTGACTAATGTACTTTTTCCGCTACCAGAAACACCCGTTATTACGGTTAAGCAATCTAAAGGAAAAATAACATCTATATTTTTTAAATTATTTTCTCTAGCACCTTTTATCTCGATATAATTTTTATAACTACGTCTTCTTTTTGGCACCTCAATACTTTTTCTTCCTGATAAGTAGTCTGCTGTCAACGAATCACTAGTAAGGATTTCGTTAAACGATCCTTGTGCCACTAATTGTCCGCCATGGGTTCCTGCTTCTGGCCCAATATCGATAATCATATCTGACGCTTTCATGATGTCTTCGTCGTGTTCTACTACGATAACAGTATTGCCTAATTTTTTTAGATTTTCCAAAACTGAAACTAATTTTTCAGTGTCTTTTGGGTGCAACCCAATACTTGGTTCGTCTAAAATATACATAGAACCTACCAAACTACTTCCTAACGATGTAGCTAAGTTAATACGTTGTGATTCCCCGCCTGATAAAGTAGCAGAATTTCTATTTAATGTTAGGTAATTTAAACCAACATCATTTAAAAATTCTAACCTATTCTGAATTTCTAAGAGTAAACGTTTAGCTACTTTAAAATCATATTCAGATAATTGTAAATTTTCGAAAAAAGGAATTAATTTAATAATAGGTAAGTCAACTAAATCAGAAATAGTGCTATCGCTAATTTTTA containing:
- a CDS encoding alpha/beta hydrolase — its product is MKFYCFILLYLFFSMQALGQHTLDSITLSSESLHITKKIWIYKPLLSKSNSKKFSVLYMHDAQNLFDSKKSFSGEWNIDETLDSLHAQTIVVGIEHGNANRINELTPYKNEKYGGGNADAYLEFIVTVVKPYIDSHYSVKVGKNHTGIMGSSLGGLLSYYAILKYPEIFGKAGVFSPAFWINKKEIIDLTEKTKDLDANLYFMCGDHESENMVSDCNEIIHLVNTKRCTCKMLTKKVIIPGGEHNEKLWREQFAKAYLWLF
- a CDS encoding DUF1456 family protein, coding for MTNNDIFKKLRVALQLRDDQITEILELVDFRISKGEVGNFFRNEEHPKYVECGDQILRNFLNGLVIYLRGTKENPKNPLAVIKSHSENKIQFKKEFDTKSVAEKKNVTPQKNTKPKFGKPKNTKTNPVEKFTYKPGKAKK
- the uvrB gene encoding excinuclease ABC subunit UvrB is translated as MKFQVVSDYKPTGDQPQAIEKLAKGIVEGEKYQTLLGVTGSGKTFTMANVIQEVQKPTLILAHNKTLAAQLYSEFKQFFPNNSVQYFVSYYDYYQPEAFIPVTGTYIEKDLSINEELEKLRLSTTSALLSGRRDVLVVSSVSCLYGIGNPVEFQKNVISLENGQQISRTKLLHRLVQSLYARTEAEFTAGNFRIKGDTIEIYPSYADEPFRIHFFGDEIEEIEAFDAKTSQVLERYEKLNIYPANMFVTSPDVLQNAIWAIQQDLVKQVDYFKEIGKHLEAKRLEERTNFDLEMIRELGYCSGIENYSRYLDGREAGTRPFCLLDYFPDDYLMVVDESHVTISQVHAMYGGDRSRKENLVEYGFRLPAAMDNRPLKFEEFEALQNQVVYVSATPADYELQKTEGVYVEQVIRPTGLLDPVIEVRPSTNQIDDLIEEIQLRCEADERVLVTTLTKRMAEELAKYLTKVSIRCRYIHSDVDTLERVEIMQDLRKGLYDVLIGVNLLREGLDLPEVSLVAILDADKEGFLRSHRSLTQTVGRAARNINGKAIMYADKITNSMQRTIDETNYRREKQIAYNFKHNKTPQALNKSIDNALSKNQIASFNYSDTPKVAAEEPTEYLAKPEIEKRIREKRKAMEKAAKELDFMQAAKLRDEIKALQEKL
- a CDS encoding TerB family tellurite resistance protein; this encodes MDSHQEKLSLLQEMIAFALVDGELHDNEYDFIEVVAHELSIDKVALLELYKNKTAVQVIKDEFNRICQFYRLALLMQCDGILHEREQVKINEIGIRMGLNPFAMKRILHLMQTNKKGVIDGQTLLAIFSEQYN
- the uvrA gene encoding excinuclease ABC subunit UvrA, with protein sequence MIPKDITTLNPKKFILIKGAQLHNLKNIDVAIPRNELVVITGLSGSGKSSLAFDTLYAEGQRRYVESLSSYARQFLGKLDKPKVEYIKGIAPAIAIEQKVNTTNARSTVGTSTEIYDYLKLLFARIGKTYSPISGLEVKKHTVTDVVTYIQSLPIDSKWLLLAPIHLEEGRKLLNKLNVLLQQGFARILIDHQTVRLDDFVATLELIEEKTLVNKEILLIVDRIVVKNEEEFYNRIADAIQIAFYEGKGELYVQNVESNERTIFNTNFQLDNLDFLEPNIHLFSFNNPYGACPSCEGYGSIIGIDEELVIPNTALSVYENAIFPWRGESMSWYRDQLVNNSHKFDFPIHKPYFELSLEQKQLIWSGNKYFTGLNDFFKDLEATNYKIQNRVLLSRYRGKTKCPICKGKRLRIETNFIKISDSTISDLVDLPIIKLIPFFENLQLSEYDFKVAKRLLLEIQNRLEFLNDVGLNYLTLNRNSATLSGGESQRINLATSLGSSLVGSMYILDEPSIGLHPKDTEKLVSVLENLKKLGNTVIVVEHDEDIMKASDMIIDIGPEAGTHGGQLVAQGSFNEILTSDSLTADYLSGRKSIEVPKRRRSYKNYIEIKGARENNLKNIDVIFPLDCLTVITGVSGSGKSTLVKKILFPALQKKLTGIGEKAGQFSTLEGSFSHIKNIEYVDQNPIGRSSRSNPVTYIKAYDDIRDLYAKQTTSKLRGYQAKHFSFNVDGGRCETCKGDGEVTIEMQFMADVHLECEVCNGKRFKKEVLEVAFEGKNIDDVLKMTIDEALHFFSTHNQTKITQKLQPLQDVGLGYVQLGQSSSTLSGGEAQRIKLASFLVKGATKEKMVFVFDEPTTGLHFHDIKKLLTSFEALIEKGHSIIVIEHNLELIKCADYIIDIGPEGGENGGNLVAFGTPEEISKNKKSLTGKYLAEKLY